From the genome of Xiphophorus couchianus chromosome 6, X_couchianus-1.0, whole genome shotgun sequence, one region includes:
- the LOC114145946 gene encoding probable flap endonuclease 1 homolog, translating to MGITKLADLIRSEAPDAVSYKDISDYTGKVIALDASVVLNQFRAATPSLSPLTGLFFRTLTFLEHDIKPVFVFDGKPPVEKTPVLERRAEAAGWSSPKRTGEASAQTKDSIELLKRMGVPVIQAPGDAEAQCARLVRDRVVDAVASEDMDTLPFGANVLIRQLNAKKDSKVVEYSLPRLLEKLQITHEELVDLCILLGCDYCDKIPGLGPKKALTLIQKHRTIENVVLHINRQTYPVPLLWKYKEARKIFLDETETPAPNVVWRELDEEAVVDFLCHTKHVREERIRHRMKTFHEHRENRREERKKEEAAGRMKQTRMDYFFRVTRKRGQPVQSLSSLGDNKKKPRS from the exons ATGGGGATCACTAAACTGGCTGATTTAATTCGTTCTGAAGCTCCAGATGCAGTTTCTTATAAGGATATCAGTGACTATACAG GGAAAGTCATCGCCTTGGATGCCTCAGTGGTTCTGAACCAGTTTCGAGCAGCAACACCCTCTTTGAG CCCTCTGACTGGACTCTTTTTCCGCACACTGACCTTCCTGGAACACGACATAAAGCCGGTCTTTGTATTTGATGGAAAGCCTCCCGTGGAAAAGACACCTGTT CTGGAGAGGCGAGCCGAGGCAGCTGGTTGGAGCTCCCCCAAAAGAACAGGAGAAG CATCAGCCCAGACTAAGGATTCCATTGAGCTACTGAAACGTATGGGTGTGCCTGTCATCCAG GCTCCAGGGGACGCTGAAGCGCAGTGTGCCCGGCTGGTGAGAGACAGGGTTGTGGATGCAGTGGCCTCCGAGGACATGGACACGCTGCCCTTTGGAGCAAACGTTCTCATTCGTCAGCTGAATGCTAAGAAGGACAG TAAAGTTGTGGAATACTCATTACCCAGGCTGCTGGAAAAACTGCAGATTACTCATGAGGAG CTTGTTGACCTTTGTATTCTGCTGGGCTGTGACTACTGCGACAAGATCCCCGGTTTAGGTCCGAAGAAAGCTCTGACTCTCATCCAGAAGCATCGCACTATTGAGAATGTGGTGTTGCACATCAACAGACAG ACCTATCCTGTACCTCTTTTATGGAAATACAAAGAGGCCAGGAAGATTTTCTTGGACGAAACAGAAACTCCAGCTCCTAACGTGGTGTGGAGGGAGCTGGACGAAGAAGCCGTGGTGGACTTCCTGTGTCACACCAAACATGTCAG GGAGGAGAGGATCCGTCATCGCATGAAGACGTTTCATGAACATCGAGAAAATAGGcgagaggagaggaaaaaggaggaggcgGCGGGACGTATGAAACAGACGCGGATGGACTACTTCTTCAGAGTTACCAGAAAGAGAGGACAG CCAGTGCAATCACTTTCCTCATTAGGtgacaacaaaaagaaacctaGATCATAA
- the agfg1b gene encoding arf-GAP domain and FG repeat-containing protein 1b isoform X1 → MATSAKRKQEETHLKMLREMTSLPANRKCFDCDQRGPTYVNMTVGSFVCTTCSGILRGLNPPHRVKSISMTTFTQQEIEFLQKHGNEVCKHIWLGLYDDRTSVVPDFREPQKVKEFLQEKYEKKRWYVPPDQAKAVASVQGSVSGSSASSTGSTPEVQPLKTLQLNKTPLRQSPGLSRPQAHSTAQEKKFDLLSDLGGDIFAAPPTQAGPPSTNFANFAHFPSQSAPQGNSNTNFANFEAFGNTAISSHLSTSPPSSGGGVPIPSRSSAVSAHSQAARCTEDRYAALAELDSELSSSVTAGSNMQGAMFGPVLGSSPAQNQPVMANIQPGFGAVPSTNPFVAAAIAPDMASNPFQANGRGPAAASFGTGSMSMPAGFGNASSYCLPTSFSGNFQQQFPGQAPIPYSQPGAYHPQSNGPAFPVYSQNKPSITPFGQPMAVPGMTSNPFMAGAPAGPFPSGGSSTNPFL, encoded by the exons ATGGCGACGAGTGCGAAGCGAAAGCAGGAGGAGACTCACCTAAAGATGCTTCGGGAAATGACTAGCCTGCCTGCGAATAGGAAATGCTTCGACTGTGACCAGCGCGGCCCGACTTACGTCAACATGACAGTGGGCTCCTTCGTCTGCACCACCTGCTCTGGGATCCT GCGAGGACTGAACCCCCCCCACAGAGTGAAGTCCATCTCTATGACCACGTTCACACAACAGGAAATAGAGTTCCTACAGAAACACGGCAACGAG GTCTGTAAACACATCTGGCTGGGCCTTTACGACGACAGGACATCAGTTGTTCCAGATTTCCGAGAACCGCAGAAAGTAAAGGAGTTTCTTCAGGAAAAATATGAGAAGAAAAGATG gtATGTTCCTCCAGACCAGGCGAAGGCGGTAGCGAGCGTTCAGGGCTCGGTGTCGGGCTCGTCGGCGAGCAGCACCGGCAGCACCCCGGAGGTTCAGCCCCTAAAAACCCTGCAGCTCAACAAAACGCCACTACGCCAG tCCCCAGGGCTCAGCCGCCCGCAGGCCCACAGCACCGCCCAGGAGAAGAAATTCGACCTGCTCTCGGATCTGGGCGGAGATATTTTCGCCGCTCCTCCTACTCAAGCTGGCCCCCCCTCCACCAACTTTGccaattttgcacattttccaaGCCAGTCGG CACCTCAGGGTAATTCAAACACCAACTTTGCCAACTTTGAAGCAtttggaaacactgcaatttcaTCCCATCTGAGCACATCACCTCCCTCATCAG GTGGAGGTGTGCCAATTCCCTCCAGATCCAGTGCCGTTTCAGCTCATTCCCAGGCAGCGAGGTGCACAGAGGACCGCTACGCTGCGCTGGCCGAGCTGGACAGTGAGCTGAGCTCCTCTGTCACCGCAGGCAGCAACATGCAGGG GGCCATGTTTGGACCTGTCCTTGGTTCCTCGCCAGCTCAGAACCAACCTGTGATGGCCAACATACAGCCCGGCTTTGGAG CGGTGCCATCCACAAATCCCTTCGTTGCCGCAGCGATAGCCCCCGACATGGCCTCCAACCCCTTCCAGGCCAACGGTAGAGGTCCAGCCGCAG CCTCGTTTGGTACTGGCTCTATGAGCATGCCCGCCGGCTTTGGGAATGCGTCTTCCTACTGCCTTCCGACCAGTTTCAGCGGAAACTTCCAGCAGCAATTCCCCGGCCAGGCCCCCATTCCTTACTCCCAGCCTGGGGCCTACCACCCTCAGTCTAATG GGCCCGCCTTTCCAGTCTACAGTCAGAACAAGCCCTCCATTACGCCCTTTGGGCAGCCCATGGCTGTTCCTGGCATGACCAGTAACCCATTTATG gCCGGAGCGCCAGCGGGGCCGTTCCCCTCTGGAGGTTCATCCACCAACCCTTTCCTGTAG
- the agfg1b gene encoding arf-GAP domain and FG repeat-containing protein 1b isoform X2, translated as MATSAKRKQEETHLKMLREMTSLPANRKCFDCDQRGPTYVNMTVGSFVCTTCSGILRGLNPPHRVKSISMTTFTQQEIEFLQKHGNEVCKHIWLGLYDDRTSVVPDFREPQKVKEFLQEKYEKKRWYVPPDQAKAVASVQGSVSGSSASSTGSTPEVQPLKTLQLNKTPLRQSPGLSRPQAHSTAQEKKFDLLSDLGGDIFAAPPTQAGPPSTNFANFAHFPSQSGGGVPIPSRSSAVSAHSQAARCTEDRYAALAELDSELSSSVTAGSNMQGAMFGPVLGSSPAQNQPVMANIQPGFGAVPSTNPFVAAAIAPDMASNPFQANGRGPAAASFGTGSMSMPAGFGNASSYCLPTSFSGNFQQQFPGQAPIPYSQPGAYHPQSNGPAFPVYSQNKPSITPFGQPMAVPGMTSNPFMAGAPAGPFPSGGSSTNPFL; from the exons ATGGCGACGAGTGCGAAGCGAAAGCAGGAGGAGACTCACCTAAAGATGCTTCGGGAAATGACTAGCCTGCCTGCGAATAGGAAATGCTTCGACTGTGACCAGCGCGGCCCGACTTACGTCAACATGACAGTGGGCTCCTTCGTCTGCACCACCTGCTCTGGGATCCT GCGAGGACTGAACCCCCCCCACAGAGTGAAGTCCATCTCTATGACCACGTTCACACAACAGGAAATAGAGTTCCTACAGAAACACGGCAACGAG GTCTGTAAACACATCTGGCTGGGCCTTTACGACGACAGGACATCAGTTGTTCCAGATTTCCGAGAACCGCAGAAAGTAAAGGAGTTTCTTCAGGAAAAATATGAGAAGAAAAGATG gtATGTTCCTCCAGACCAGGCGAAGGCGGTAGCGAGCGTTCAGGGCTCGGTGTCGGGCTCGTCGGCGAGCAGCACCGGCAGCACCCCGGAGGTTCAGCCCCTAAAAACCCTGCAGCTCAACAAAACGCCACTACGCCAG tCCCCAGGGCTCAGCCGCCCGCAGGCCCACAGCACCGCCCAGGAGAAGAAATTCGACCTGCTCTCGGATCTGGGCGGAGATATTTTCGCCGCTCCTCCTACTCAAGCTGGCCCCCCCTCCACCAACTTTGccaattttgcacattttccaaGCCAGTCGG GTGGAGGTGTGCCAATTCCCTCCAGATCCAGTGCCGTTTCAGCTCATTCCCAGGCAGCGAGGTGCACAGAGGACCGCTACGCTGCGCTGGCCGAGCTGGACAGTGAGCTGAGCTCCTCTGTCACCGCAGGCAGCAACATGCAGGG GGCCATGTTTGGACCTGTCCTTGGTTCCTCGCCAGCTCAGAACCAACCTGTGATGGCCAACATACAGCCCGGCTTTGGAG CGGTGCCATCCACAAATCCCTTCGTTGCCGCAGCGATAGCCCCCGACATGGCCTCCAACCCCTTCCAGGCCAACGGTAGAGGTCCAGCCGCAG CCTCGTTTGGTACTGGCTCTATGAGCATGCCCGCCGGCTTTGGGAATGCGTCTTCCTACTGCCTTCCGACCAGTTTCAGCGGAAACTTCCAGCAGCAATTCCCCGGCCAGGCCCCCATTCCTTACTCCCAGCCTGGGGCCTACCACCCTCAGTCTAATG GGCCCGCCTTTCCAGTCTACAGTCAGAACAAGCCCTCCATTACGCCCTTTGGGCAGCCCATGGCTGTTCCTGGCATGACCAGTAACCCATTTATG gCCGGAGCGCCAGCGGGGCCGTTCCCCTCTGGAGGTTCATCCACCAACCCTTTCCTGTAG
- the agfg1b gene encoding arf-GAP domain and FG repeat-containing protein 1b isoform X3: MTTFTQQEIEFLQKHGNEVCKHIWLGLYDDRTSVVPDFREPQKVKEFLQEKYEKKRWYVPPDQAKAVASVQGSVSGSSASSTGSTPEVQPLKTLQLNKTPLRQSPGLSRPQAHSTAQEKKFDLLSDLGGDIFAAPPTQAGPPSTNFANFAHFPSQSAPQGNSNTNFANFEAFGNTAISSHLSTSPPSSGGGVPIPSRSSAVSAHSQAARCTEDRYAALAELDSELSSSVTAGSNMQGAMFGPVLGSSPAQNQPVMANIQPGFGAVPSTNPFVAAAIAPDMASNPFQANGRGPAAASFGTGSMSMPAGFGNASSYCLPTSFSGNFQQQFPGQAPIPYSQPGAYHPQSNGPAFPVYSQNKPSITPFGQPMAVPGMTSNPFMAGAPAGPFPSGGSSTNPFL, from the exons ATGACCACGTTCACACAACAGGAAATAGAGTTCCTACAGAAACACGGCAACGAG GTCTGTAAACACATCTGGCTGGGCCTTTACGACGACAGGACATCAGTTGTTCCAGATTTCCGAGAACCGCAGAAAGTAAAGGAGTTTCTTCAGGAAAAATATGAGAAGAAAAGATG gtATGTTCCTCCAGACCAGGCGAAGGCGGTAGCGAGCGTTCAGGGCTCGGTGTCGGGCTCGTCGGCGAGCAGCACCGGCAGCACCCCGGAGGTTCAGCCCCTAAAAACCCTGCAGCTCAACAAAACGCCACTACGCCAG tCCCCAGGGCTCAGCCGCCCGCAGGCCCACAGCACCGCCCAGGAGAAGAAATTCGACCTGCTCTCGGATCTGGGCGGAGATATTTTCGCCGCTCCTCCTACTCAAGCTGGCCCCCCCTCCACCAACTTTGccaattttgcacattttccaaGCCAGTCGG CACCTCAGGGTAATTCAAACACCAACTTTGCCAACTTTGAAGCAtttggaaacactgcaatttcaTCCCATCTGAGCACATCACCTCCCTCATCAG GTGGAGGTGTGCCAATTCCCTCCAGATCCAGTGCCGTTTCAGCTCATTCCCAGGCAGCGAGGTGCACAGAGGACCGCTACGCTGCGCTGGCCGAGCTGGACAGTGAGCTGAGCTCCTCTGTCACCGCAGGCAGCAACATGCAGGG GGCCATGTTTGGACCTGTCCTTGGTTCCTCGCCAGCTCAGAACCAACCTGTGATGGCCAACATACAGCCCGGCTTTGGAG CGGTGCCATCCACAAATCCCTTCGTTGCCGCAGCGATAGCCCCCGACATGGCCTCCAACCCCTTCCAGGCCAACGGTAGAGGTCCAGCCGCAG CCTCGTTTGGTACTGGCTCTATGAGCATGCCCGCCGGCTTTGGGAATGCGTCTTCCTACTGCCTTCCGACCAGTTTCAGCGGAAACTTCCAGCAGCAATTCCCCGGCCAGGCCCCCATTCCTTACTCCCAGCCTGGGGCCTACCACCCTCAGTCTAATG GGCCCGCCTTTCCAGTCTACAGTCAGAACAAGCCCTCCATTACGCCCTTTGGGCAGCCCATGGCTGTTCCTGGCATGACCAGTAACCCATTTATG gCCGGAGCGCCAGCGGGGCCGTTCCCCTCTGGAGGTTCATCCACCAACCCTTTCCTGTAG
- the fbxo36b gene encoding F-box only protein 36b: MMTIKKKILESQQDISRLSLALSGQRLNTLDMASLLTDPLFETCGRGPPPIKDYYHFFVTKSEIIWRWWKISPRMVDRQTKPGEVKESLSDFLEDADLQREVRVVFGDRVLEYTKALCEGHYNYLDRLSDSLLLRIINFLELEDVVQLAWTSHKFQQLCESEEFWERAMRRRCCSISDEVASLANEIGWRTVFFTNKLHLQKLLSRRRQTTEEQQEDPGTDEVAQSQDSSSGSSKEEIIAGAGADPDFDNTDPHIDNISDHNATSGSEVGV; this comes from the exons ATGAtgacgataaaaaaaaaaatccttgaatctcaACAGGACATTTCCCGACTGAGTCTGGCGTTGTCAGGGCAACGCCTAAACACTCTCGACATGGCGTCGCTTCTAACAGATCCATTATTTGAGACCTGTGGACGGGGTCCTCCGCCAATTAAAGATTATTATCACTTTTTTGTCACCAAGTCAGAA ATAATATGGAGATGGTGGAAGATCTCCCCAAGAATGGTGGACAGACAAACCAAGCCTGGAGAGGTGAAGGAGTCTCTCAGTGACTTCTTGGAGGACGCTGATCTACAGA GAGAAGTCAGAGTGGTTTTTGGAGATCGTGTCTTGGAGTACACCAAGGCTTTGTGCGAAGGCCATTACAATTATCTTGATCGGCTGTCTGACTCCCTCCTTCTACGGATAATAAACTTTCTGGAGCTTGAGGATGTGGTTCAGCTTGCATGGACCTCACACAAGTTTCAGCAG CTGTGCGAGTCAGAGGAGTTCTGGGAGCGGGCAATGCGTCGCCGCTGCTGCAGCATTTCTGACGAAGTGGCGTCTCTGGCGAATGAAATAGGCTGGCGCACCGTTTTCTTCACCAACAAGTTACATCTGCAGAAGCTGCTCAGCCGCAGGAGGCAGACGACTGAGGAGCAACAGGAAGACCCCGGAACCGATGAGGTTGCACAGTCACAGGACTCTTCCTCTGGAAGCTCTAAGGAGGAAATTATCGCTGGTGCTGGAGCTGATCCAGACTTTGACAACACTGATCCACACATTGACAACATCTCCGACCATAATGCCACCTCTGGTTCAGAGGTTGGAGTATGA